In Aricia agestis chromosome 5, ilAriAges1.1, whole genome shotgun sequence, the genomic stretch AAATAACATATTTAGTTAGAAGTTTGGTTAGTATTATAACATCCTGTCAATGATGTCTTCTGTTCACGTTCGTCCCATGTTTGAAGATCGCGAATCAGCGCCACCATTTGCGGGTTTCCTCCTAAACGTTCAATctgtaaaatattgtatttatcaataaattaatattatataatatgcaaagagtataaaataagtaaattttctctttaaatattataatactagctgtcccggtgaacttcgtgtcactttaaaaccttccctggacttctacgaatattttaagactaaaattagcccaacccgttcagccgttttcgagttttagcgttactaacataattgaaaatccattttatatatttgacttttaagtattatcacaaatcttttgtataggagtatagaaaagtgttgtttttagactttttcaggaaatttaaaatttatttttttagaatttttctctccgtaagaaccatcctagtacttcaaggaatattaaaaaaaaagaattagcgaaatcggtccaaccgttctcgagttttgcgcttagcaacacattcagcgactcatttttatattatagattatgcAGAATGTAGATAAAAGGTAGGTGAAAATAATAACCAAAAGGTAAGGAAAATATGGCCCGTCGATTAAGTATTATTGAAGTAGCCGGACGTATTATAGTCtgtaaagaaagtcatgacaggcggtaattttttttaaatgaaataaaaaatatgagaactttattaattcgagataaaaatgtgcaaggtgacaatatttaaaatgtaataagcgttctctgtgaaaatacaaagaaaaaaatacaccttaagaggagtccacaccgccgtttttccatacaaacgttgtcccttgtttcctccctggataatgccggtagagtttaaatgatttttttcctgaatatctatggccactattagcatgtccctatgttttcttttttttcataattttataattaaaaaagataagaacgtccaaaaacccaaaaaatggccagattttcctctgtgttcaaacagccagaaaacaaaactggctaaaatatacaaaaaaaaaataaaacataggaacacagctcaagccttgctttaattcttaatgaaaaaagtacttaaatcggttaagttttggagaaggaatcagcggacaacgaatagaagattttctgttcttttattaaaacttctctctatcgcgctctgcggtgggagacttgagattggtgagacagcaatacattttcaaatacctattttcaatttctctcgcccctggtgtatcctcttaaccgtgattacgtttagaaaattttcccgcctgtcatgactttcttgacagactataatgcTACGAGTATATTATAGCGTACGAAGGTTCTAACGAAGAAGGAGTGGTCTCTTTACCTCACGGAACATTTCAGTTTCCAGCTGGTGCAGCAGCTCCCTGGTCATCTGTATACCACCGCCCTCCTCCACCAGCGACAGCAGATACTCCTTGGTCTTAATGTCGCGGGTCCGCATTTTCAAGATACCTGGAATATCATGCCttggttattaaaatatttaggcAGCGGTTTTTCGAAGTAAAACTTGTTTACGCTcgcttgacttggggagtaaggcTGGCAAATGCATGAGTCGTGACGAGTCACGAGAGTGTGATCGATTGAGGCGAACGGAGAGGTGCGCGTGCACATTTTCCCAAACTTACGTACGCAtgcttgacttggggagtaaggctggcaaatgcgtgacgagagtgTGATCGAGTGAGGCGAACGGAGATGTGCGCGTGCACATTTCCCCAAACTTACGTACGCAtgcttgacttggggagtaaggctggcaaatgcgtgacgagagtgTGATCGAGTGAGGCGAACGGAGAGGTGCGCGTGCACATTTTCCCAAACTTACGTACGCATGCTTGACTTGGAGAGTAaggctggcaaatgcgtgacgagagtgTGATCGAGTGAGGCGAACGGAGAGGTGCGCGTGCACATTTTCCCAAACTTACGTACGCAcgcttgacttggggagtaaggctggcaaatgcgtgacgataGTGTGATCGAGTGAGGCAAACGGAGAGGTGCGCGTGCACATTTTCCCAAACTTACGTACGCAtgcttgacttggggagtaaggctggcaaatgcgtgacgagattGTGATCGAGTGAGGCGAACGCAGAGGTGCGCGTGCACATTTTCCCAAACTTACGTACGCAtgcttgacttggggagtaaggctggcaaatgcgtgacgagagtgTGATCGAGTGAGGCGAACGGAGAGGTGCGCGTGCACATTTTCCCAAACTTACGTACGCAtgcttgacttggggagtaaggcTGGCAAATGCATGACGAGAGTGTGATCGAGTGAGGCGAACGGAGAGGTGCGCGTGCACATTTTCCCAAACTTACGTACGCAtgcttgacttggggagtaagcgtGTAAATGCGTGACGAGTAcgcttagtattagctccgtgcgAGTACGTTACGAAAGTGTGATCGAACGAGGCGAACGGAGAGGTGCCCCCGCAcaactgacctctataatacactggacaggctatgccgtacaaaatgacagctattttttgtgccgatttgaagcgccgcggtgagcgtactgtttttttaaccgccatttgcaaaatagtagttccaagtacactcactactgctttcacatagcaatcagcgccaatatggcgattttcaaataggaacattttattgatagcgatcgcctgtccagtgtattatagaggtcagtggcccgctcatcttcttcttcttctttcaaTATACATACACTAGCTGACCCGACGTTGTCCTGTCTTAACGGTGATTATTTAAttagaattaattattatttaaagcacacgcggtttttttttaaattaaataagggggcaaacgggtcacctgatggtaagcaactaccgtcgcccatggacactcacaacatcagaagagctgcaggtgcgttgccggccttttaagacggaatacgctcttttcttgaaggtttgcaggtcctatcggtccggaaatactgctggtgacagttcattccagagttttacagtgcgcggcagaaagttacgcgaaaaacgcactgtggaagactgccactcatcaaggtgatgagaatggtatgtttttcgcgtgggacgatagcgaaaagttgcaggtggtatgattccgaacaattcctcagagcactccccgtgatacaaccgatagaggatgcagagtgaagctacatctcggcgtaattccagggggtccaagctgtttgaaacactatggcagtcaacaattcgagcggcccttcgttggatacgatccagcgggagcagttggtattttggcgcccctgcccagggatgagaacaatattccatatgaggccgaacctgcgccttgtagagttgtaggcgttggtccgaactgaagtactgtctcgctctgttaagaacaccaagcttcttcgaggctaatttggccttaccctctagatgatatcggaactggacttcacTCGATAATATGtagacgccaagtatctcaatgctagtgGAGATGGTTagagatgtgccctcgaaacgaggataaacgaccattggtgactttttagtggtgaacgcgcagacctGAGTCTTgacggggttgaattggactaagttacgtctaccgtattcagagaccttcttcaatgaattctccaccttagacacaagttcgtttcgactctcagtgatattttgccgagaaatattaggggagccagtatatacagcatcacctgtactatcatccgcatagcaatgaatgccgttggtttgtaacatgtcattgatatgcagtatgaatagagtaggcgatagcacacagccctgagggacaccagcattaacagactgagtttccgagcattcgccgtcaactacgacctttatgcttctgtctgctaagaaactagtgacccacttacataatttctcgggcagcctgTATGAaggcgctttatgccaaacccgatcaaaggccttcgcaatgtcccaaagcccaacgatgagtcaggtatgccaagagatcaccagccgagtgacccttacggaacccgtattgtttgtcgcttagcaatccctggccgtccaagtatcgaagaagctggctattgataatgcattccattatcttcgagaagagagaggttatagcgattggtctgtagttagaaggatttgagcgatcaccttttttggggatcgggtgcaccaaggctgtcttccaggaagccgggacgatgctagtggaataggagagccgaaaaagacgcgtcaagaccggaacCAACTCTGgggcacactttttcaacacaataggcgggattccgtcaggcccactcgacttttggatatcaagggaacagaggacacaaagggcttttcgcactgagcgctgatgaaaccgaacatccgacatgatgctcatgcatcgcggtatggtcggcggtttctgccccccgtcatccagggtcgagtttgacgcaaagagcttgcccagaagatcttggaaggctttgtcttttgcgtcctgggccaacgatccactTCCTACGTgaagggatggtagggttggcttgcagaaatttccttcaatagctttggccagagaccagaatgcacgggttcccgaggggaggcgctcaagtcttttgccaattctattgacgtgctgttgctttgcccgagtaatctctttcttgagggacctagaggcaaggttgtactcctttttatatgtgctggtatttaaattccgagcagacactgcgttggtccaggattggtaagcctcctgcttccggcgagaagcttttttgggggatgaaccaaaccagggacgaaatctgccgtcagttggcactacagaggtcggaatgaaaagttccatcccctgcatcaccacatcggcaacagagttggcagtgttgtcgggatcatccggcgagaagcacacgtgcccccaaggataggatgcaaaaaacgaccgcatccacacacgacggtatttaacagcgcgctgtcttaacaccgtcgtaagtggcacaaaactcctaacaaggcaatgaccCAAAGAACctagtggtgcggttacggatatttggtagccgtcaggatttgaagtcagtaggaggtccaacaaggaaggattctgaccatccacatctgggattcgcgtaggtgtagtaaccagttgtgtcaagtcgtttgcaagggcaaagttgcagacagatctccccgcatgatcagttttactggaattgagccagtcggcgtggtgggcattaaagtcgccaagtattatgatctctgcggatgggatctactgctgcacaaaatctgaagcagcttgcaggtgctccaagagtcggtccgtctcggggtcaccactatgggacctatacaggcacgcatagacgcgagggtggtcgtcgcaatctatgcggagccataattTGATATTGACAACAagcacatacacattacactatgcattacaccacattacaaCAGATGACAGCAAGACAGCAGTGTcaaaacacactaggctgaagttacgcggcggaaattccgcataattacgcccgcaatgtattttaaattaccgatgacacactattccgtcgcgttccgtccgtatattgtatgcgtttgacattgcgggcgtaatcatacggaatttccgccgcgtaacttcggcgtGTGTTTTGACACTGTTGTCTTGCTGTCATGTGTAGTAATGTGGTGTGATGCATAGTGTAATGTGAATGTGCTTGTTGAATAAAtgtctattataaataattataactagctatttggccgagctttgctcggtattcgataaaacacgaataaaaatatgacattttctaaaaatgattcttagctagatcgatttatcgcccccgaaatcacctatatactaaatttcatgaaaatcgttggagccgattccgagattccaattatatatatacaagaattgctcgtttaaagatataagatactcgATGTCCTTTTAACGTGACTGTACGCTACGCACTCAAGATAACACTGGTTTCTATAAACGGCTTATTACCTACTGATGGAACGGAAAATAGTGTCATAATAATTTACCCAAAATGACATCACGGTATCGGCTGTTCAGCGCCTGCAGGACGGGCGTACTTATCTTGCCCTCAGAGAAATCTTTGCAAAACGATACTTTGGGAAGATCCTGAAAAAGTTGCACAGGCGTTCGTTAATGGCTCGTagtgaaatataattttacaatatcCGTTTAAATATACCTTTAATTCTGGAATACGTTCTCCTTCTTCTACAGCCTAAAAGACAAAATTTCTTGGTTACATTTTTGCacgaatatattttcaaaatactaagggtaggttgcaccagaggcgtagttatagttaaggttaaggttatcgtcaaataaggcgtccattatgggcttttactagggatttgacattttgcaaaagcacgttggtgcaacccacccttaaagttATAAGACCACAAATTCAAAAATTACCTCTGGTTTCTTGAGGTTAACATATTCGTCTCGAATCTGATAATAAATTgagaaaatgtttacaaaatagtCCAAATCAATCTTGGTGCTACTGAATAACTCCATGAATTTAGACAGCAGAAAAATAACACCACCAgtttctgaaaataaaaaaaatgtatgggatcggcttgctatt encodes the following:
- the LOC121726848 gene encoding geranylgeranyl pyrophosphate synthase-like, producing the protein MRTRDIKTKEYLLSLVEEGGGIQMTRELLHQLETEMFREIERLGGNPQMVALIRDLQTWDEREQKTSLTGCYNTNQTSN